In Rouxiella sp. WC2420, the following proteins share a genomic window:
- a CDS encoding type 1 glutamine amidotransferase domain-containing protein, which translates to MKLLMVLTSHDKLGDTGKKTGFWLEEFTAPYYEFLDAGADITLASPKGGRPPLDPKSDEADSQTETTERFRHDKDAQKLLATTRKLSEVYESDFDAVFYPGGHGPLWDLAEDADSIALIEAFWRADKPVAAVCHAPGVFRHVEIDDLPLVKDKHVTGFSNSEEEAVQLTNVVPFLVEDELKKNGGEYSKAADWRPYVLVDGKLITGQNPASSAGVAQALLKMLGSV; encoded by the coding sequence ATGAAATTACTTATGGTATTAACTTCTCACGATAAACTTGGCGATACTGGCAAGAAAACCGGATTCTGGCTCGAGGAATTCACTGCCCCTTACTATGAATTTCTCGACGCTGGTGCGGACATCACTTTGGCCTCCCCCAAGGGGGGCCGACCTCCGCTTGATCCAAAAAGTGATGAAGCGGATTCGCAAACCGAAACCACAGAACGTTTTCGTCACGACAAAGATGCCCAAAAACTTCTGGCTACCACCCGCAAGTTATCGGAAGTTTATGAAAGTGACTTTGATGCGGTGTTTTATCCCGGAGGTCACGGTCCACTGTGGGATTTGGCGGAAGATGCTGATTCTATTGCGCTAATCGAAGCCTTCTGGCGTGCCGACAAACCCGTGGCTGCTGTGTGTCACGCGCCCGGCGTGTTCCGCCATGTCGAAATAGATGATTTACCGCTGGTCAAAGACAAGCATGTTACCGGCTTTAGTAACAGTGAAGAGGAAGCGGTTCAGCTTACCAATGTTGTGCCTTTCCTGGTTGAAGACGAGCTGAAGAAAAACGGTGGCGAATACAGCAAAGCGGCCGACTGGCGTCCTTACGTGTTGGTTGACGGCAAGCTGATCACCGGCCAGAATCCGGCCTCTTCCGCAGGCGTTGCTCAGGCATTGTTGAAAATGCTAGGCTCGGTCTGA
- a CDS encoding kinase inhibitor — translation MAFTIKSNDLKDGDKMPNGQVFNGMGYQGNNLSPHLSWENAPAGTKSFAITCYDPDAPTGSGWWHWGVANLPADLHELPAGAGSDKGGLPVGAVQTRTDFGKAGYGGAAPPQGEHHRYIFTVYALDVEHLEVSEESSGAYLGFNIHFHTLGKASLTVIYS, via the coding sequence ATGGCTTTTACGATTAAAAGTAACGATCTCAAAGACGGCGACAAGATGCCTAATGGTCAAGTATTCAACGGCATGGGTTATCAGGGTAACAACCTCTCTCCCCACCTAAGCTGGGAAAATGCCCCGGCCGGAACCAAAAGCTTTGCTATCACCTGCTACGACCCTGACGCGCCGACGGGTTCTGGCTGGTGGCACTGGGGCGTCGCCAACCTGCCCGCCGATCTGCATGAGCTGCCTGCCGGCGCTGGGTCGGACAAGGGCGGCCTGCCTGTGGGTGCAGTGCAAACGCGCACCGATTTCGGCAAAGCGGGTTACGGCGGTGCTGCACCTCCGCAGGGCGAGCATCATCGTTACATCTTCACTGTCTACGCGCTCGACGTTGAACATCTTGAAGTCAGCGAAGAGTCCAGCGGTGCTTATCTCGGCTTCAACATTCACTTCCACACGCTGGGCAAAGCCTCTCTGACGGTGATTTATAGCTAA